Proteins encoded by one window of Salmo trutta chromosome 17, fSalTru1.1, whole genome shotgun sequence:
- the LOC115151914 gene encoding potassium voltage-gated channel subfamily G member 4 has protein sequence MPIISNANHDFSNLSASDDSSLDAIFTQIPETESVKGVYYQRAQFIRRPEDLLSVDHGLLAVINVGGNRYTFPWSTLEQFPLTRLGRLCGLSSPEEIAGVCDDYDETRREFFFDRSPSAFRVILNFLAAGKLRMLREMCVLSLQDELLYWGVEMTYMERCCKRKMYTRIEEMNEHERQEEEQRQRHALLRPPVEETRYRKFMNQLRDMVENPQSGLPGKIFACLSVVMVAVTVISLCISTMPDLREEEDRGECSQKCRNMFIVETVCVAWFSLEWILRFIQARSKLEFIRGPLNVIDAMAILPYYVSLVVDEDDPAMDHEKAGGTSYLDKLGLVLRILRALRILYVMRLARHSLGLQTLGLTVRRSTREFGLLLLFLCVAVTLFSPLVHLAESELTGVEDFSSIPASYWWAIISMTTVGYGDMVPRSIPGQVVALSSILSGILIMAFPATSIFHMFSKSYQDLKREHDRLFKEECAAAAALAAASGEGQEGSEDFPPPGLRHMCPDTESTRSLESLSLLENGVEANQRSHSPRLPAGAF, from the exons ATGCCCATCATCAGCAATGCAAACCACGACTTCAGCAACCTCTCGGCCAGCGATGACAGCAGCCTCGACGCCATCTTCACCCAGATCCCAGAGACGGAGTCGGTCAAGGGGGTCTACTATCAGAGGGCCCAGTTCATTAGACGACCAGAGGACCTGCTGTCAGTTGACCACGGCCTGCTAGCGGTCATCAACGTGGGGGGCAACCGATACACCTTCCCCTGGAGCACGCTGGAGCAGTTCCCCCTTACCCGGCTGGGACGGCTCTGTGGTCTCAGCAGCCCAGAGGAGATTGCCGGCGTGTGTGACGACTATGATGAGACGCGGCGGGAGTTCTTCTTTGACCGCAGCCCCTCGGCCTTCCGCGTCATCCTCAACTTCCTGGCGGCAGGAAAGCTGCGCATGCTGAGGGAGATGTGCGTGCTGTCGCTCCAAGACGAGCTGCTCTACTGGGGCGTGGAGATGACCTACATGGAGCGCTGCTGTAAGAGGAAGATGTACACACGCATCGAGGAAATGAATGAGCAcgagaggcaggaggaggagcagaggcaGAGGCACGCCCTGCTGCGCCCCCCAGTTGAGGAGACTCGCTACCGCAAGTTCATGAACCAGCTGAGGGATATGGTGGAGAACCCCCAGTCTGGATTGCCAGGGAAGATCTTTGCCTGCCTGTCGGTGGTGATGGTGGCTGTGACCGTAATAAGCCTGTGCATCAGCACCATGCCGGACctcagggaggaggaagacagg GGTGAGTGTTCTCAGAAGTGTCGCAATATGTTCATTgtggagacagtgtgtgtggcctGGTTCTCCCTTGAGTGGATCCTGCGCTTCATCCAGGCTCGCAGCAAGCTGGAATTCATACGTGGGCCCCTCAACGTCATTGACGCCATGGCCATCCTGCCCTACTATGTGTCCCTGGTGGTGGATGAGGATGACCCGGCCATGGACCATGAGAAGGCCGGAGGGACAAGCTACCTGGACAAGCTAGGCCTGGTGCTGCGGATCCTGAGGGCCCTAAGGATCCTGTATGTGATGAGGCTGGCCCGTCACTCTCTGGGCCTGCAGACTCTGGGCCTAACGGTGAGGAGGAGCACCAGAGAGTTTGGCCTGCTGCTGCTCTTTCTGTGTGTGGCCGTCACCCTCTTCTCCCCGCTGGTCCACCTGGCTGAGAGTGAGCTGACCGGAGTCGAGGACTTCAGCAGTATCCCTGCCTCCTATTGGTGGGCCATCATCTCCATGACGACGGTGGGCTACGGAGACATGGTGCCACGTAGCATCCCGGGCCAGGTGGTGGCGCTGAGCAGCATTCTGAGTGGCATCCTAATCATGGCCTTCCCTGCCACCTCTATCTTCCACATGTTCTCTAAGAGCTACCAGGATCTCAAGCGGGAGCATGACCGCCTGTTTAAGGAGGAGTGTGCGGCGGCAGCGGCCTTAGCGGCAGCCAGCGGGGAGGGCCAGGAGGGGAGCGAGGACTTCCCGCCCCCAGGGCTGCGCCACATGTGTCCAGACACTGAGAGCACTCGTTCTCTGGAGTCCCTGTCCTTGCTGGAGAATGGTGTTGAGGCTAACCAGCGTAGCCACAGCCCCAGGCTGCCAGCAGGAGCCTTTTAG